A genomic region of Pseudomonas sp. MPC6 contains the following coding sequences:
- a CDS encoding extracellular solute-binding protein yields the protein MKKTKSMRFAVAGLALSCFTVFAQAAEPKQLFFYNWTDYYPVELLAKFEKETGIKVTMDGYDSNETLLAKLQAGGAAYDVIVPSQSIMQTLIKQDLLLAFDASSLPNFQYVKPAFRNPSFDPGRKFSAPYLWGTTGFSYDSARVPGGQLDDSWKEFFEPRKELQGQLAALDTSSSVINAASHYLNVDECSENPQDAKRILELLQKQKPFLKMYSSDNTVDRMASGEVIMMQNWNGSTARATLQKSTIKYVYPREGLAMFQDNFAVPKSAPHPGNAKVFIDWMMKPENAAAVSNAIAYANGIQSDTLIDAKWRVMDAINMPDEFASRLRPEKECSNKARELQDRIWAKLKG from the coding sequence ATGAAAAAAACAAAAAGCATGCGTTTCGCTGTTGCCGGTCTTGCCCTGAGTTGCTTCACGGTGTTCGCACAGGCCGCCGAGCCCAAGCAACTGTTCTTCTACAACTGGACCGACTACTACCCGGTCGAACTGCTGGCGAAGTTCGAAAAGGAAACCGGCATCAAGGTCACCATGGATGGCTACGACAGCAACGAAACCCTGCTGGCCAAGTTGCAGGCCGGCGGCGCGGCGTATGACGTGATCGTGCCGTCGCAGTCGATCATGCAAACCCTGATCAAGCAGGACTTGCTGCTGGCATTCGATGCCTCGAGCCTGCCCAACTTCCAGTACGTCAAACCGGCATTCCGCAACCCGAGCTTCGACCCCGGGCGCAAATTCTCGGCGCCGTACCTGTGGGGCACCACCGGGTTTTCCTATGACAGCGCGCGAGTGCCCGGTGGCCAGCTGGACGACTCGTGGAAAGAGTTCTTCGAACCGCGCAAGGAACTGCAAGGCCAACTCGCCGCCCTCGACACCTCCAGCAGCGTGATCAACGCCGCCAGCCATTACCTGAACGTCGATGAATGCAGCGAAAACCCGCAGGACGCCAAGCGCATCCTGGAACTGCTGCAAAAACAGAAACCCTTCCTGAAGATGTACAGCTCCGACAACACCGTCGACCGCATGGCGTCCGGTGAAGTGATCATGATGCAGAACTGGAACGGCTCCACCGCTCGGGCCACGTTGCAGAAGAGCACGATCAAGTATGTGTATCCCCGTGAAGGCCTGGCGATGTTCCAGGACAACTTCGCCGTACCGAAAAGCGCGCCGCACCCGGGCAACGCGAAGGTGTTCATCGACTGGATGATGAAACCGGAAAACGCCGCCGCCGTGTCCAACGCCATCGCCTACGCCAACGGCATCCAGAGCGACACCTTGATCGACGCCAAATGGCGGGTGATGGACGCCATCAACATGCCGGATGAATTCGCCTCGCGCCTGCGCCCGGAGAAAGAGTGCAGCAACAAGGCGCGGGAGTTGCAGGACCGGATCTGGGCGAAGCTCAAGGGTTAA
- a CDS encoding ABC transporter permease → MIALHLKKLPLTREVSLLILAYLYLPILVLIAYSFNANRSATVWTEFSFAWYGRILANPSIQTAALNSIIVASIATVCATAIALLAALATYRPFYGQKMVEGGINLPLILPEIVTAVATLLLFMALGIKLGLLTVIVAHIGFCIPFAYLPIRARLNDLDKSLLEAANDLYANPWQVFRRVTLPLLWPAVLSGSVLAFVVSLDDFIMTFFVAGPGSTTLPVYIFSAIKAGVTPEINAISTLMLLISIVLVVLAFWLGQRGKHQ, encoded by the coding sequence ATGATCGCCCTGCACCTGAAAAAACTGCCCCTGACCCGGGAAGTCAGCCTGCTGATCCTGGCCTATCTGTACTTGCCGATCCTGGTGTTGATTGCTTACAGCTTCAACGCCAACCGCTCGGCGACGGTGTGGACCGAGTTTTCGTTCGCCTGGTACGGACGAATCCTGGCGAACCCGTCGATCCAGACCGCGGCGCTGAACTCGATCATCGTCGCCAGCATCGCCACGGTCTGCGCCACGGCCATAGCGTTGCTGGCGGCGCTGGCGACCTACCGGCCGTTCTATGGACAGAAAATGGTCGAGGGCGGGATCAACCTGCCGCTGATCCTGCCGGAGATCGTCACCGCCGTGGCGACCCTGCTGCTGTTCATGGCGCTGGGGATCAAGTTGGGCTTGCTGACAGTGATCGTCGCGCACATCGGCTTCTGCATTCCCTTCGCCTACCTGCCGATTCGCGCGCGGCTCAACGACCTGGACAAGAGCCTGCTGGAGGCGGCGAACGATCTGTACGCCAACCCCTGGCAGGTGTTTCGCCGGGTGACCCTGCCGCTGCTGTGGCCGGCGGTGTTGTCGGGTTCGGTGCTGGCGTTCGTGGTCAGTCTCGACGATTTCATCATGACCTTCTTCGTTGCCGGCCCGGGCTCCACGACCTTGCCGGTGTACATCTTCTCGGCGATCAAGGCCGGTGTGACCCCGGAGATCAACGCGATCTCGACCCTGATGCTGCTGATTTCCATCGTGCTGGTGGTGCTGGCCTTCTGGCTGGGACAGCGCGGCAAACACCAATGA
- a CDS encoding ABC transporter permease, whose amino-acid sequence MSVSSTSPALNRALLLSPVVLTLLALIAIPLGIMGYISLLPRNVYGGVDWQADWQLHSYVQLFFQEGFDGELELNWVYAQALLRSVFQAGGTTVLCFLFGFPVALWMSSLTPRRRNLMVLLITIPFWTNLLIRNYAWLIILREHGWVAQSLNALFPQAGGITLLYNDFAVSVGLVYSFLPFMILPIYSTLEKLDWRLVEAAYDLGANRWHALKRIILPLSMPGVIAGALLVFVPSLGAFITPAILGGGKTLMIGNLIQQQFGTARNWPLGSSLSFLLLGILLLSLVLYALYSRRAAKTLRRGATA is encoded by the coding sequence ATGAGCGTCAGCAGCACTTCTCCCGCACTCAACCGCGCGCTGTTGCTCAGCCCGGTGGTTCTGACTTTGCTGGCGCTGATCGCCATTCCGCTCGGCATCATGGGCTACATCAGCCTGCTGCCGCGCAACGTCTATGGCGGAGTCGACTGGCAGGCCGACTGGCAATTGCACAGCTACGTGCAACTGTTTTTCCAGGAAGGGTTCGACGGTGAACTGGAGCTCAACTGGGTGTATGCCCAGGCGCTGTTGCGCTCGGTGTTTCAGGCCGGCGGCACCACGGTGTTGTGTTTCCTGTTCGGTTTTCCGGTGGCGCTGTGGATGTCGAGCCTGACCCCGCGTCGGCGCAACCTCATGGTGTTGCTGATCACCATTCCGTTCTGGACCAACCTGCTGATCCGCAACTACGCCTGGCTGATCATCCTGCGCGAGCATGGCTGGGTCGCCCAGAGCCTCAATGCGCTGTTCCCGCAAGCCGGCGGCATCACCCTGCTCTACAACGACTTCGCGGTCAGCGTCGGGCTGGTCTACAGCTTCCTGCCGTTCATGATTTTGCCGATCTACTCGACCCTGGAAAAACTCGACTGGCGCCTGGTGGAAGCCGCCTACGACCTGGGCGCCAATCGCTGGCACGCTCTGAAGCGGATCATCCTGCCGCTGTCGATGCCTGGGGTGATTGCCGGCGCGCTGCTGGTGTTCGTGCCAAGTCTTGGCGCCTTCATCACCCCGGCGATTCTCGGCGGCGGCAAGACCCTGATGATCGGCAACCTGATCCAGCAGCAGTTCGGCACCGCGCGCAACTGGCCGCTGGGCAGTTCGCTGTCGTTCCTGCTGCTGGGGATTCTGCTGCTGTCGCTGGTGCTGTACGCCCTCTATAGCCGCCGCGCCGCCAAAACACTTCGCCGGGGAGCCACCGCATGA